The genome window GTTAGAACAGTCCTTGGCATTCACTAGGTGCTCAACAGATATTTGGTGAATGGATCAAGGTCATGGCAGTGGTTTGCAGATTAGGATAAATTCCAGGCAGACTGACAGAACATTAACTCAGAAACTGCTGAAGGAGCCCCATGGAAGGTGGTAGGAGTAGAAAAGGAGCAGCTAACTTGAGAGACATACTAAAGGAAGAAATATCAGACGATTTGTTGATAGGCTGATTTCATCACCCCCAGTATCCAAAGATGACTCTTAAGATTTCTAAGGATGGAGCCTAGAATAACAGTACCAGCTCTGGCAGAACTCTGATTGGGAAGGGGTTCCATGTGAAACTAAAGATGAATCTGGGACGTCTTGTGCTAGAGACGACgaagattttgaaataatttagagTACAAGATGGGCTAGAAATGTAGATTTTAGATTTCTATATTTAAAGGCAACATGAAATCAGGGTCTCTTAAAGTATATGGATACCGAAGAGAACCCTTTTCTACTGGCTAGTTATTGAACTGTTATCAGCAGCTTTAATTCCTGTTCTCTCAGCCAGGAGGGGGTAACTTCTGTGTGGTAGAGAACCCCTCTTTGCCGTAGGCTACTtggaataatctttttaaaaaatatgttggaTGTTGGTAAGTTTCCTTAGTCTGAAGAGACACAGTAGTGAGACTAGATGGTTGGTTGGCTTTTAATTCTTGCTCCCAGGTTTTCAGTTCTATTCATTTGTAAAGGTCTGCCTATAATCAGGCAGGTCTGTAGGCAACCTGCGAAAATTACACAGAAGTTTAAGCCTCCTTAAGGGATTTAAAGTACAGAATAGTGTTTATGGTATACTCCATTTTCATaacaagtacagttgacccttgaccCCAGCATGCGGGGGAGGGGGACAGTAATCTTTGTATAATCTGTAGCCAACCCTCCGTATCCGAGGTTCCTCTGCaaccacggattcaaccaaccatggaccatgtggtactgtagtatttactattgcaAAATATCcacgtgtaagtggacccatgcagtccAAACCCCTGTTgcttaagggtcaactgtacttgaaAAGGTATCTAAGCCAAGAGAATCCTTCCCTTATGGCAACTTTTATTCTAATTTGACCAATTAGCAAAGCTTGCAAAGGTATTCCTTATtgaatttttcccccttttttcttttacccaggTCTTGGGTTAATTGCCCTCTAATTTGTCCTTCTCAGACCAGCTGCACTGGTTTGCCAGGACCAACAATGTCTGTGCTCCAGATTGGAACCTTGAATTTACTGTTGTACATCATGTTCCCTATTATCAGCTAATCCACGGGCCCTCGCCTTATAGAGGGTCTGCTTAGAATGCTGCATTCGCTGCCACGCATACGTTCCCTTCCTTGATTAGTATTCTATATAGTTCGATATGCAGAATTTTGAACTTGatcatttaaaattcatcttGATAGGAGAATTGGAAGAGGACAGAAAATTTATCATATTAGGTTTAATTTTCATCATCTCCTATAACTTTCTCACATAGGTCTAATCTAGTCCTTATTTTGTTATCTAttcaagttaaaatatatatatatacatgtaaggTGATAAGAGTGCAGAATTTTAAAGTGCTAGGAGCAAATAGGAGCAGCCAGGAGATTTTTTACACTTCTATCCTGTGTCATGATAACTGTCATCATGGATGTATGCTAAGAGATCAGGGGACCACTTGACCTTCCAAGACTTAAAATAGTGCAGTGGTCAGAAAGTGAGGAGAGCCCTGggtaaatgttaattttcttctttaaaaatatgtttgtatatacaatggaatattactcagccataaaaagagagtgagttatttgtaatgaggtggatggacctagagtctgtcatacagaatgaagtaagtcagaaagagaaaaacaaataccgtatgctaacacatatatatggaatctaaaaaaaaaaaaaatggttctgaagaacctaggggcaggacaggagtgaagacacagacgtagagaatgaacttgaggacatggggagggggaagggtaagctgtgacgaagtgagagagtggcatggacatatatacactaccaaatgtaaaatagatagcttgtgggaagcagccgcatagcacagggagatcagctcggtgctttgtgaccacctagaggggtgggataaggagggtgggagggagacgcaagagggaggagatatggggatatatgtatatgtacagcggattcactctgttataaagcagaaactaacacaccattgtaaagcaattatattccaataaagatgttaaaagaataataataaaaatatatgtttgtgtgATTGAAGACTTtatcttacaaaagaaaaatattagttttcacattttaacatttcagtTTACCAAAATATGAACTACAGTAAAAGGCattgttcgggcttccctggtggcgcagtggttgagagtccgcctgccgatggcccgcgtaccgcaaaaaaaaaaaaaaaaaggcattgttcgtcattatatatttatatttgttgaacaaatgaattcagAATTCAAGTGGGAAATGCTCTTCAGCAtttttctatttgaattatgAGCGttcttttcttccatattttaacatttctgggTTAGGAAAAGGCAGAAAAGTGTATGCAAAACGTTACTTGTATGTTCTCTTGTATTATTTTCACACATAACTCTcctcatttttacttcttcctctccttcccaggtGAATGGAGGTATTGAGAACACCTTAGAGAAAGAGGTGGTGCGGTATGACTACTACTCttcttattttgatatatttgtaaGTATTCTCTGTTGTAGGTTTCATTTTGGACATGATGAAACTAACCAAAAGGCAAATTTCCTGTCAGTAGACCTCAGATTCCATgccattcttttttcctcttttaaacattatctttcctttttccttattcttgGACCATTCATTgcgtgtgctctctctctctctctctctctctctctctctctctctctctctctctctcttcttctaagAAATTGCCTGGtcatctcaaggaaaaaaaagattaatgagaAATAAGGGCGCATAGCAGAAGAAGCCattctgattttcctttattctttaaaatggatGAGATAGAAGCCACTGACAGACCCTAATCACTGAAAGGAAAATGCACCTGTTTACATAATAACAGTGAAAATGCCATTCCTTTTCTGTCTTGAGATagatttctgtgtatatttttaaaaataattgtttcatttttccataATAGGAGTTTTTGAGAAAAGTGATATATTGATAATCTTGGGCAAGACTACTCAGTTGTAGAATTATATAGATGCAGTTATCTGTAGATGAGGCAGTATCTTTCCAGGACACACTGTGACTTTGGTTGGGTTTAATACATCTCACGGTATCTCTTTATAGGTGATAGTGTAAGTCAGTCAGATTCTAACATTGTGTTAGACAGGACATAGGCaattaaaattcataaagaaTCCCCCCTAAATTCATTTTAACTACTTTACTCACTATCTTTAGAAGCTGTGTGCACAACGGATAAGACCCTTGAAGTCAGAAAAACCTGGGTTTGATTCACAACACTATCACTCATTGTATATCTTTGAATATATTAGgtctaaacttcagtttcctcatatatgaAATGAGATCATCATCGttctgaaaagtaaatgaaataatacctgGAAAACACTTAAGCTCAATGATAGGTATGTCCTAGAAGCTCAGAGACTCACCTGCAATCACGGTTATTATCATCATTAGTTTTGGATGAGGAGTATTACTGATTATATTTTCTAGTGTTTTTCATACTACTATAAaaagtcttgttttgttttgtttttcccacacTCACTGCGGAAGTATGTATGAGGAAAGAGATGGGGTTCCCAGTAAATAGAGATCTGGGTTCATGTCATCACTCCCTTGCAATCTGAGTAATTCCATTTTCATCTGCACGGTATGTTAGGGTTCCAATAAGACTGTTTTGAAAAAGTGTTTGGCTGCTACAGGATATTTGGAAAACCACTGATATAATTTAATCtccttttccagatgaagaaattgagtctCATGGTTCAGTGTCTTGACCTACCCCAGGTCACTGAACTTGGTGGCAGAGCATGTGAGATCCCAAATCTCTTgataattttttcctgtaaaactATTGACATAGAATAACAAAATtgacttctctttttccttttatttcccctGTTGAATTCATCTTAACATAGTCTGAGCCAGGACTTACCGGAAAGCCAAGTTAATCCACTGGCCAGATCTCCAAGGATTGTCTGAACACTGCTTAGGGAGTTAATGATACTGGACAAATAGGTGGGACCTATTAGCTCAGCTTGGAAAGACTGTCATGCCTGGCCCTGGAAATGGACATAGCCTCCAGGAAACCTTGGGATCTGGGAGACTTTGAGATAGAGGAATAAAGATTTATACTTTTGCCAAGTCCAGAATGCAGAGATAGGGGTAGGATACATAGAGAAACTAAATGGTTAGCAGATTATTAGAAAACACGTTTTTTAACGAAAgcaggaaattaaaacaaaaacaactgcaaACTTCACTTACGTGAAAGGATCTTCAGTGAGGTCACCCAGCCAGTGGCAGCAAAGAAGTTGTCAGCCTCCAGCCTTTCAGCAGTTGTGATTAGTGAGGAACTTTGGGCAGACCCCCTACCCTGAGGCATTGCTCCAGAGCCACCTGACTTCTCCCTACTCAGAATAAGTATGTTTTCCAAGTAAAATTAGTAAAGTTTTATTCCGTGTTTATTCCTTAGTAGAATTACTGAAACAGCTAAGGCATAGTGGATAAGAGCCTGGTCTTTGGAGTCAagctacctgggttcaaatcgtGGCTTCCTCGCTAAGAGTTGTGTGGCCTCGGACAATTTTTCTATCCATCTTAATGACAGTTGACTCATGGGATTGCTGGGCTAGGGGATTACATGGGATAATAACGCACATAAAAGGTTTCACAAAAGTCCCTGAACCACCCTGAAAAATCAGAGGGCAGGTCCTGGGATAGCAGAACTCTCCCAACACCCCAGTAACTCAGAGCTTTGCAGTGGACTTCACTAAGAATCTGGTATCTTCCAAAAAGTCAGTAGTTGTACTTGGAGTGAAAAGGTAGTGGAGTGGAAACTTTCAGAGCATTTTCTCCAACCTTAAAAGGATATCAGAATATATGTATGGActcaaatagaaaggaaaaataaacatctaactatatattcttttgttgATAATGGGAAGTTAATTTGAATCCCTCTTTGGGCGATATTCCGTAAATTCTAGAGCAGAGGATCCCAAACGCTGGTCTGTAGACGAGTACCCATCTGTGACAGTTTCCAGCTAAATCAGAATAATGAAGACACTTTGGCGGGTTCTTCCTAAAACCCAATGACTTTACCTTTGTGTATATGCCTTAAAACTTGTCTTGTCTTTTTAATGCAGCTTTTGGCAGTTTTTCGATTTAAAGTGTTAATACTTGCATATGCCGTGTGCAGACTGCGCCACTGGTGGGCCATAGCGGTGAGTACGCCTGGTGAGTGGTCCCTCTCCTCCGAGTTTGGTGGCTGGGGCCTGCTCACAAAAGGGCTGAGCTGCGGGCAGATGTGGATTCCATCTGGGTTGAATTCCACTTGCTTTTCCTGAGTCCCCCGTCCTCCACACCTCAGTAGGTTTCACTCTCCGGGCCTTCTTTCCAAAGGTAATGAGTAACTAGCCTTGTCGCTATAGAGACTGAGACAAGTGAGGAATCTAGGGGCCGACCCGTGATTGTGGTCCAAGCATCAGCCCACCCTCCACCTCATTATTCAAACGAGAGACGAGTTCCGTCCCTCTGTCACCGAAGCGATTTGGACAATTTCCTCTCGGGTTGAAACTGCTTGGTGATTTTTCACGACTTGCTCTCTGCTTATTTTGGTCACTGCCTTCCTCACTATGTTATCCCCCTCGCTCCAGTCTTAAAGGGGAAAGCTACCTTTTTATGGTTGCCTTCGGGCTTCTTGAAGACAGTGGCAGTTTTTAACTCACCTCTGTTTCCTGGCCTCCAGCCCAGAGCTTTGGCACAAGCTCTTCACCcgcaataaatatttactgactgaGAGAAGAATTACAAGCAGTTCTGCCTGAATTATTTTCCCTGTTTCCATGGACTTCTAAACAGTCACCTTGTTGAGAGCTCTAACGAGGCAGGTATATGGGGGGTGTTGAAGTCCTCAGACTGGAGAGACTTGGGCAGGACCAACCTGCCGTCCTGCTTCTGGAAGGTGAGACCTCAGTCTGTGTGGGACCGGCGTGGGCTTGTCCAGCTGGGCATGGGGTTGTGCGCTGTCCTAAGGGGGAGTCCCCCAGGGGCCGCGTCTGCCTGGGCCATCTCTTCTGAGCATCCACAGAACCCCAGGGCTGCTGTCAGACCCTCCGTTGAGCCCCAAGCTCACGGTTCATGGATGAGGGCTGACAGTTTCAGCCGGACTTGACTCCCTTTACTGAGTAGGCTGTTGCGGATACCAAACGGCTGTGATAGTTATCCCTTACCCACTGTCTGCGGCAGCCCCAGTTTGGGCCGTTCTATTCCAGTCTCCATGATGTGCACTGGTATTTGTCAGAACATCTGTCTCAGTGTTTGTTTCAGGAAAGTGGCTGACGTGCAATGAGGGTTTTGAGAGAGTTTCTTCAACCTCTTCTTTGAAATGATCAAAGGGACaggtcagggcttccccggtggcgcagtggttgcgcgtccgcctgccgatgcaggggaaccgggttcgcgccccggtctgggaggatcccacatgccgcggagcggctgggcccgtgNNNNNNNNNNNNNNNNNNNNNNNNNNNNNNNNNNNNNNNNNNNNNNNNNNNNNNNNNNNNNNNNNNNNNNNgcctgcgcgtccggagcctgtgctccgcaacgggagaggctgcaacagagggaggcccgcataccacaaaaaaaaaaaaaaggaaaaaaaaaaaaagggacaggtCAGATTTAGCACatccatttttattgtttttgattctcgttttaaaaaacatttacagaGAGGGGGCCAGGCAGCTGGAAGGAGTCAGCTGGTACCTGAAAAGCACTTAGTGTCAGCCTGTAAAGTTAATTAGTATCAGAATGTAAGATGCCTCCCCTCccgtgttgtgtgtgtgtgtatgagtgtgtctggctggtgtgtgtgtgtgtgtgtgtgtgtgtgtgtgttttgttttgctgacaAAACTAACTCTGCAACTTTGTCAACACTAAGCAGGGTGCCTGATGTTCCCCAACCTCCAACCTCCGTTTTGTCAGTCACGGCTGCTGTTGGCACTCACTTTGGTCAGGTTTCATACTGCTGCAAATATTAGTTGAAGGATGGAGAGACAAAAGCCCAGGTGCTGTGGGACTGTCTCTGGGCTTCCCAAGCCCTGGAGGAGCCTTGCCTCTCTATTTCCCTGGTCCTTTCTCCTAGGCCGATAGCATCTTTGTATGTTGTACCCTCTAGTGGACAAAACAGTTTCCCAACACACAGCGTGTGGGTGAAGGGAAACCTCAAGCTGCCAGTCAGGGCTCGTGTGCCACGTAGAAGCCCACTTTGCCCCTGTCTGGTTTAGTGGGTAGACTGACACGGGAGGGAGCTGGGTGAGACAGACCCTTTCAGGCATTACCTGCTCCTGGCTCAGATGGGTCTCATGCTTGAGGAAGGTGCCTTCAGAGTGTAAAATACCGAATTTGAACGCTGCTGGATTATGTGTCTTTCAGTTGACGACAGCAGTGACCAGTGCCTTTTTACTAGCAAAAGTGATCCTCTCAAAGGTATGGCTTTCCGCTTTTTCTGTACCCTGACCACCTGTACTGACACAGCTGCGTTCTCCAGGGTGAGCTCACGGTAACTGCGTTTCTCTCTCCTGGTCACGTCTGTTCTTCCAGCTTTTCTCTCAAGGGGCTTTCGGCTACGTGCTGCCCATCATTTCCTTCATCCTTGCCTGGATCGAGACGTGGTTCCTGGATTTCAAGGTGTTACCTcaagaggcagaagaagaaaacagtaagTTTCTCTCCAAGTTCCCCTCCTGAGACtggccaggctgggaggaggggctgcagaggtctgtctttgtttgtttgttttaatttttatttatattggaatagagttgatttacagtgttgtgttcgtttcagctgtacagcaaagtgatttagttatacatatacatatatctattcttttccagattcttttcccagataggtcattacagagtattgagtagagttccctgtgctgtacagtaggtccttgttgattatctgttttatatatagtagtatgtgtatgttaattccaacctcctaatttatcctccgcccacctttcccctttggtaactatacgttcgttttctaagtctgtgagtctgtgtcccttttgtaaataagtttatttgtatcatttttagattccacgtataagtggtaacatgatattggtctttctctgacttacttcacttagtatgataatctctgtgtccatccatgttgctgcaaatggcattatttcattcttttttatggctgagtagtattccattgtatatatgtaccacattttccttatcgattcctctgtccatggacatttaggttgattccacgtcttggttattgtaaatagtgctgcagtgaacattggggtgtgtgtatcttttcgagTGATGGTTTTcccgggagtggaattgctggatcatatgatagctttatttttagttttttaagtgtactccatactgttctccatagcggctggaacaatttacattcccaccaacagtgtaggagggttcagaGACCTGGCTTTGCACGGAGCTATGGATGCAGTTAGGCAGATCTCATGCCTCCACCCTGCAGGGCTGCAGGAGACATCGAGGGAAGGGTTGGATGAAAGGACAGGGACAGGATGTGGCTCCTCACTCCAGCTGTTAGGCCAGGCTTCCCCGGAAGGAAGTGTGAACACTGGTGGAAAAGACATTCCAGCAGCAACAACAGCCAACACCTCCTTCTCCTCGGACAGGTTGACCTTTTCTTCCTGTCGATAATAGCCGGAGGACACGAAGCATTTTGTGCCGAGGTAGCAATTCTACATAGAAGTCCTCAATTTTCCAGAGTCTCCCGTCGTTGTCTGTCCCACAGGTGGTGCCTTTGAATGGGCCACAGTGTGAATAGCAGCTGAGTGCCTACAGGGGGACGGTTTGATGGGTTGctgatggagatggagaggagggagTTAGCCAGCTGGAAATGTTCACCCATCTCAGGCTTTCCAGTCCTCCTCTGAGAGGCAGAGTGAGAGATGATGTTATGTAGTCATGAGTCCCGTCAAAGCTGCTATAATCTCCCTGTGTGGCTTTGAGCATCACTGGATGTTCACTGGGAAATCCGAATGATTGACTGAGCTTTAGGATGAACTACGGGGCTGGAATTCTTCTCTGCATGATGGCCTTAGTGAAAGCCTGCACATCCCAGCTGCCCTCTTAGAGGTGATATAATCGAAGTTCATTGCAGAGACCCGGGCAGTTTCAAGACATGCTGCTTTTATGCTCTGTCAGTCATCTGGCTGGATTTGCCCTgcctaataggaaaaaaaaaaaaattcttgtgtcTTATAGAAAGTTAAGCATGATTGTAACCTCAAGATAGAGCAGAAGGGAAAATAACCTTGcaagtggttttatttttcaaaagctcatatacaaagaagaaatctagaagaaaagaattataatttcaagtgtagttttttggtttttttgggggggtatgcgggcctccctctgttgtggcctctcccgttgcggagcacaggctccggacgcgcaggctcagcggccatggctcacggacccagccgctccgcggcatgtgggatcctcccagaccggggcgcgaacccggttcccctgcatcggcaggcggacgcgcaaccactgcgccaccagggaagcccctcaagtgtacattttaaaacacattaatCAGACCAAGATCCGTCTTCTATTCTGTGCCCTCTGTTCCTTTATGAAAATGTATTGTGAAAGGGGGACACATAAAGGTAACGgaagccactttttaaaaagttgtaaatagaggacttccctggtggtctggtggttagcATTCTGCgtgtccactgcagggggcacaggttcgatccctggttggggagctaagatccccctgccacatggcacagccaaaaataaaaaataaaaagttgtatcTAAACATCAAACTGAACTTTATTGAAAGCATTATCAACTGTTACTGTGACTGAGGCTTGCATGCCTATGTGATTAAACCAAATTCAAAGTAACTAATAAAGCAGAACatataattaatgaaaaaatggaaaacagcatTTACTTTCACTGTAGCCTGTATTACATGCATACCTGGCACCTGCTATTTGGCCCGGTGCTTCCTCTAGCTTTATCTTGGTGTTCACTCAGCTTCAGCCAGAAGAACTTATTGTCCACGGCCTCTCTCATCATGTGCTAGTGCTTTGATGCTTTACGTCTGCCATTTCTCTAACCAGACACAGATGTAAAGCATGACCAGGTTTTTTGATTGGCTTCGTGCTTTGGTTTTGATGTTGATTTCTATAGGGAAGTAGGtatttccaaagggaaaaatgCTATAAATACAGAGCCAAAGAATCCCGAGTAACatgaagcaattttttttaactagttGAAATCTGTCCTTATTGTACTGGTTCATAGTTTATTAATAACGCTTTGTTTTTGGTTGAAAGATTTTCAGAGTACCCTTCCtgctaagagttttttttttaatgtaataataacACCATTTTATTGTGATTAACCTGGCTACTAAGGTACCAGACAACTGACATCATTCCCAGTGTCTGAATTTCTTCTCTTCCAGGACTGCTGATAGTTCAGGATGCCTCGGAGAGGGCAGCGCTGATACCTGGTGGTCTT of Physeter macrocephalus isolate SW-GA chromosome 5, ASM283717v5, whole genome shotgun sequence contains these proteins:
- the STARD3NL gene encoding STARD3 N-terminal-like protein, which translates into the protein MNPVPEDMENALMGSQSSHASLRDVHSINPTQLMARIESYEGREKKGISDVRRTFCLFVTFDLLFVTLLWIIELNVNGGIENTLEKEVVRYDYYSSYFDIFLLAVFRFKVLILAYAVCRLRHWWAIALTTAVTSAFLLAKVILSKLFSQGAFGYVLPIISFILAWIETWFLDFKVLPQEAEEENRLLIVQDASERAALIPGGLSDGQFYSPPESEAGSENEAEEKQDSEKPLLEL